The Mytilus galloprovincialis chromosome 3, xbMytGall1.hap1.1, whole genome shotgun sequence genomic interval TTTATCATAAGCGGGGTAAGAAAAGAAGAATTAAGATGACAAGCGTAACCTATTTATATTGGGTTATTTGTTAGTACGAAcatatactgtatatttataaTGTATGGACCTAATAAAAATTCATGAAGGAGTTGATTGGGGTTATCTCATAATTTTAaggttaaatgcagtttaattACATTAAAACCTGTAGACTTCAGTAAATAATGTGATGCAAGGGAAACGTTACTGTTCCTTGTGTGTATAATTATTGTGAATAACTTACTGAATAAACCAACATTTTTCATATATATGAACATTGAAGTTTATTTTTGTCACCTAAATTTTCATATCAACATTGAAAAGGACAACAGAAGCAACGTaaataaaactgtatttataagtttaaacatataataCTGTATTGTCCGAAACATTGGTAACAGATCATTCAGACTCAAGCTTTGCTACTTAGAACGTCTTCTCCAAAAGTTAATTTATGTAAATACAATTTTTGTTTCGTATTATATTGTGTTTAATTAATTATCTTTTGTCTGTTAAGCATcagcatttttacttatttaaatagaaataatgtGTTTTATACTGAAAAGTTATACAAATTATGGTTAAAATCAAAGTATGGAATATTGGTAATTGGATAAATAGGAggaatttaaacaaataaaattttgtaaggaaaatacaaatacatttgtttattttcaagaACGATATATAGTCTTTGATTCTTTGTTTTGTTATAAGGTTGTAGAACATATTTTGTATCCTCCCAATAAAATGCATGATCTGTTTTTTATTGTTGTAAAGATCTCCGaaaattcgattttttttattttttcaaattgtcaaCCTTAAAAATGccatatgttatatattttcaaattacagatcgatataaattaatataatatcaattttataaacataaaaatacgAATTTTGAAATCAAATTGACAATGGGGTCTTTTTTTAAGacaattaaactataaataaCTTTGTAAGGCGGcatatgtttgatttttttttataaaaattaataaaatatatataaaaaagaaaagaaataaaaagagaaaaatatgatgtaaataGAATTTActataacatttttaaaaccaTTCAACTTCATGTGTATTTTTGTTAAACGGGGATTGCAATCAGGTAATCTAAAAGCCACGAATACATGTAACTTTCTAATATTGTACTTCGAATGtaatattggtaaaaaaaaaagcagtagAATTACCCCCTACTTTTCTatttatctttaaataaaatatgcaaattctaactttttttagattttttcacagttaaaattatatctataaataaaggaaacaacGATGCTATGTATACATGAACAATGTACGTCTGCGACATTTGATGCAGCAGTTTGTTTCCAATGTTTAAACAAGATAATCGGGAACGTCTTACCTTCGTTAAATATTTTCAATccgtttgtttttcatttttcatttttattttgaaaaacagcccaaaacagcaaaacagatCCGGGATGAACGTTTCCCATGcattgaaaacattgaaatttcagAAAGCACGTGTATTGAAAACCTTGAAAATTCGGAAACAGGTATTACGTCAAAATTATTTTCCTTTCCACTTATTTAAAACACTGCAATTCTCTTGAAATACCCGCAATGCACATACACAACGgagaaattatttaaattttcctgttttttttcaaaaacatgtaCACATGCaggtaaaaattataaatgttattGTATTGGATCATGGGCACGCCATAATCTGTGTAAGATTCAAATTGCACGACGCGTCAATTAGAGGAATCCAAGTGTGCTGTTCCAGAACCTTCCCGAGTCAATTACCATACCAGGGCTTAATTCTGATGCTTTTCTCTTCATTTAgttaattgaaatttaattatcattattctcatatttgttattttgaataaCATGTAGATTTTTCGGGTAAGCTTTCTTTATCATATTGTCACGCAAACAAATGATAATTTCATTGCGGTAAATTTTGATTTCGGGATATTTTTTAAAATTCCTTTTCCATCAAAccatcaaattaaataaaactgaaaaGTCTCTAATAtaactttcaattgaaatttagattttgagtactttgttttttttattttttatttttttttaaatatattagtaAGTTAAAAGGGGGAAGTCACATGATTTATCAATAATGAAAGTGTATAATGTTTCTATTGACTTGAAATCATAGGGGATGGAATTCTGACAATCcataaaataattaatttgtacaattttattcatttgaacgtaaatatattaatatataaacgAGAGCAAAGACCTGCTGTTATTCGCTGGCAAAGCTGTAGTAGATTTTCATTAGCTCGGAACTATTTTCAGTGATCCGTAGGAGGAACTTAAGATTACCATGATTGACACTAAAACAAGTAGCGACCAATCACCGTAAACTTATGATGTTATTTGAAGTTTGCGCCGGCCCATGGCCAATTTTCAACAGACCTAAAAGTCACAGTAATGCAACTAGTGACATACAAAACTGCAGACACTTGATTTACTGTGAGAcgctttaaactttaaaaaatgaactttttaagTCGATAAATTTCGAGATTACCTTGTTCTATTAGCCCTTGAGAAGTTCTGGACAAGAAAAGACTTTTAACGAAAGATTAAAGCGAGCAGTTTTGATGCTTGAGTTATTGTCGCATCCATTAAATATGGGTAagtttattatttaatatttaggtTATTCAACTTTATTAATGAATGTAAATTGATACCTTACTAATTATTTAATTTAAGTTGTTTCTAAATGGTAAAGAAATACACATATTATATAAAGATGGTAAAGGTGCAACGTGTACAcatctaaaaaagaaaataaacaaattaaatgtcAAATAACTTTCAAACGTGGAAATTTTACAGTTTGATCAATAACGATGAAGGATCAAATGTAGAATTGTTCGCTTAACAATTGAAAATTCATTAAGGATAAAAACAAGATTTAATTGTTTTTCGGTTCAAATGGACGTGTAAATGTGCCGTGAAAGAAAAGTTATGGTGATCAGCAGATTATCAACTCTATATTGATGGGAACAAGTGGCCTTAAATTTTATATCTAGTTTTCAACGCTTGACCAAAGGCTATTGAAGATTCTTATAAGGACTTTGTATCCCCTTTGGGGCTATAAAATCAAGATACTGAGGACTTTAATTGCATGTGACTGAAAATGTATCCTTCATCACGTCCAGTTATTTTGATGGCGATATCATTTGCCATTTCTCTTAGCATTATCAAAGATATTACATATCAGAATTACATACTTTGGGGGTAAAATACACGATTGCTCGCACTGATAGCGGTTATTTATTTGACATTCAGAATTGTTAAAACAAGTACCTAATTTGAAATAGATACCCAAAAAAATCCAGAAAACAGAGTTAGACAGAATTTTCTGAAAGATATATTTCAACcaatttgttaaaatgtattttgattaGTTTGTGTATTTGTTATGAAGATTaccctttttctatttttgtaaattgataaaaaaaaattatcctatTTTGATTTCAGAGCAGTCATCTACCTTTGGTGAGGTGAACCAATTAGGCGGAGTATTTGTCAACGGTAGACCTCTCCCAAATGCAATACGACTTAGAATTGTGGAGCTTGCTCAACTTGGAGTCCGTCCGTGTGATATAAGTAGACAATTGCGTGTTTCTCATGGATGTGTCAGTAAAATACTAGCTAGATATAACGAAACTGGTTCCATACTTCCGGGAGCAATAGGAGGGAGCAAACCAAGGGTGACAACTCCAAATGTAGTCAAACATATCAAAATCTATAAAGAAAGAGACCCTGGAATATTTGCTTGGGAAATACGAGACAAATTATTAGCAGACGGAGTTTGTGACAAATATAACGTTCCATCTGTAAGTTCCATAAGTAGAATATTAAGGAATAAAATTGGAAATCCTTCTGGTAGTCCCGGACAACCGCAGCAATATGAAAACAAACCGCCACAACCGGTGGCATGCTCAGCTCCCGCTCCGATATACAATCAATTTTATCCGTATTCGTGTCCAGCACCCTCCATGCCACAAGTTCCGCCGCCACAAATGCAAAATCAGCCACATACTATTGGACATTTtgcaacaaataaacaacaacaaaatgccGCTAATTGTGTAACGCCGTGTATGATGCGAGCATGGGCCGCATCTTCACATTCCGTCAATGACATTCTAGGCTTTAGACCACCAGTGCCGCAACAAATGCCACAAGTAATGCCACCTGATAATCAAATGATGACATCTTTAGGACAAAATTATAATATGAATATGAATTATTATGGAATGAAACCAACAACCATGTCACCGATGTATTTACAAAGTTAACAATTTATGAGATATGAAAAAAGTGTAAGTTTGTTGATTTTAGATAGTAAAATAATGTGCCATATGAACTTCTTTTGTTTTCGGGTTATTTTATTTGGAGGAATTTGAATTGTGGTGACCTACTAAAACTtctattaaaaaatatgtatgttttcatttttaggtTGAAAATCAACACTCGTTTTATTTTAGAGATTATAATTGTTTATCAATGTAATGCATTAAAATGATAACCCGACGAGAAAAAAGTTTCCAATTTCGTGATAACATTTGAACGTATTTTGTACgaagaatataaattattttagatAAATTTGAACTTTCGTTGTATTAACTTGAAGGAAAAATGAAAAGATTTACA includes:
- the LOC143066604 gene encoding paired box protein Pax-1-like, which gives rise to MLELLSHPLNMEQSSTFGEVNQLGGVFVNGRPLPNAIRLRIVELAQLGVRPCDISRQLRVSHGCVSKILARYNETGSILPGAIGGSKPRVTTPNVVKHIKIYKERDPGIFAWEIRDKLLADGVCDKYNVPSVSSISRILRNKIGNPSGSPGQPQQYENKPPQPVACSAPAPIYNQFYPYSCPAPSMPQVPPPQMQNQPHTIGHFATNKQQQNAANCVTPCMMRAWAASSHSVNDILGFRPPVPQQMPQVMPPDNQMMTSLGQNYNMNMNYYGMKPTTMSPMYLQS